In Cryptomeria japonica chromosome 5, Sugi_1.0, whole genome shotgun sequence, the genomic window GTTTTAGAAGAATGAATACTATAAAAATGATGCATGAGTATCTCAATTCTAGAATAAAATGGATGCCAAATACAAGCTAGGCAATGAGTTTATATAGAACTAGGGAGAGGATGGAGGTGGCAAATCAAACCAATAAGGTGTGACCACTAATATTTAATAAAGTGATCAAAATAGTAAATATTTTACCCTTTAAGGATGGGGATACCCCAACAAATTATCTCCTAGCTGAGTTATTGCTTCTGGTTTTGATTGTGTGTGATTTTTTGCATCAATTTTTCgtatcacactctgtgatccatcatcaggatgaaagaatGATCAAGAAGTAGAAAGATGGACAATTGCAGATCAGTAGAGAATATAAAGAGTTGTCTTCTCTACATCTCTTTCCCTTTTCCTTGTGCCAACTCTTTATATTCTCCACTGATTCGCAACTGTCCATCTTTCTACTTCTTGAGCATTCttttatcctgatgatggatcacaaagtgtgattggaaatgttgatgcaaaaaatcacACCCAATCAAAACCACAAGAAATAACTCAACTATCATGGATTCTAGAAAAATAATTCATCTTAAATTATCTCCTAGTTATTAGCTAATTAGACTCACTTTATTagcctaagcaagcttaataaaagTTTAGGAAAAACCTAAGACGAAGGGAGAATAAATATCCCACTagaaaaataaaaacctacaccaacactcccccttaagcatGAATTACTAGGTAGGTGAAAAGATGATGACGATGATGGATCCCGACAAATGAAGCCAtcctaggtacccatgtacaaacaaaATTCCCCCTAAAGAAAAATAAGCCACCTCCCATCGTGAGGAACTACACCCCCACATaaatagagaaagaaaagaagTGGAAGGCCTAAGGATCCCCCCACAATGTGTAGACCCAATGATAGTTACCTGAAATTGGATGTAGAAGATGATCAATGATCATCAAGCAACATTCTTCTCCTTAGGAGGAAACAATATCAAAGGTGTACGCATGAGATCCTCCCATTTCTGAAGGAAATATGTAGGAAGAAATCTCAAATTGTATGATGTCCTTTAAATCTTCTCAAGTGTCTTTGTGTTAATGTTAAAATTCTTAAGCATGAAATCAAGTGTTCTAGGCCACACCGCTGAACATGACAGTCTAGAATAGTCGATTTCACAAACAAGTCTAAAATACCTTCCAAGGAATCGTCTCGTAGAGATGTATCTAAAAGACTATGTATGCCTTGATGCAAGAAGTTACTTGAAGCTTTCAATGAAGAAAATATAAACTTTGAAGTAGCAATACGAGATGGAGAAGATGAAATGCAAGTTTGAAGAACTAGACCACttgtgagaatacccaagttcaagtaactaAAATTATCCTCAAAATCAAGATCAACACTAGAAGTATGATCATCATACAAAGGATCAAAGTCATTTTTAGGAATAAAGTTTGAAAAGGCATACAACTAAGATACATTATCAACCACCCTAGAAGAAATAATATGACTTCTctctaaatatttaataaattgaattaGGAGTGCATTCCATAGTCTTCTCTACCCCACCATGAGTAATTTAATATATGGAAATAAGATTATTAGAAAAATGAGTTACACACAATACATTATTGAAAATGTCGTCCTTGATATCAATAGATCTTGTCatgagtgtgaagtagggtacctgtagctccaacacaaacactcaatagatcattacaagcatggttagaaaattgaaatcaaataaaagataaaccatggcaaagtgATCTATCGCTTTCTAAGATATTCGAGTGTGAAtgtgctctcagatctagatgagcaatcccagtgacttgactacaccaagaaagaggatttaaaatgatatgatgtgcaatctagatgaatgcatgattaaactagattgatccaagaagataattaggctaactatatgcatgattatgctaaaatgatgattccattaagctagatgagagattgaatATGCTATATGATTAAACAATTCTGCTAGAGgttgatcaaattaagctagatctaagatgcaattgcatataataacaatgcttaaattatatgcaagaaatgatatgcctataataacaataattgagatgagatgagatgggatcctttgtgctccaaaatgggggatatttataaggtttccaaggccaggggtgaggtggggggaatcaatggtcaagattgagtttgaagatatcaagggtcaaattggaggaggttggagaagaggctgGAGGGAAGGACACTTGTCatatctgtggtgacaagtgtcaaggagcctttctcacaagagggaaagtgtccaagggaggagacatgtggcataagtaacatgtgtctcaaggggagaatatccaccccataggaggctaggataaggaggttaggatgtgcaagataggaagggttagctaaacccaagattaggtggaatgggttaggttaggggtggttaggttagaagttaggagccatgtgggaaatttaaatttaaaaattcaaataataggaaaaggctaattaactttcaacaattcataatttgatttgttttaattaattaggggattagaagaaatgaattagatggggggaggattaattaattaaaggggactattgaaatgaacttattaaataaattattagatttattaataagtaggtgaatggggaatttaatcaaattgctaatgaattcaattaaattgggaagggggattaattaaataatttcttatttaattacttatgtttagaccatttttaggtgtatacagtttgcccctctttgaagtgaggtgtgatgacgtgttgatttaAAGAATAATTTCAATTTGattatgttgatgtgatattggtttgataggatgctccAGACATTGAATGATATTACGATACAATgattccccctcgagagatcaattgagataattgacctttggagtgttcggatctttgcgaaattgatttcccgattaaaaatgatttgatttctacaacgttgattgatgaaagtgtgagtttttCGATCACTATGATGTGGTTATTGATTAATGATTGATATAGttagattgaattgataagattgattagattgatgagattgagatcaagtctggtttcaggaatgagacctcctgtataagacaaagatgatcaaatcgtttggtttcaggaatgatatatcctgtataagacttgatcagaacgtctagttccaggaaggatacatcctgtataagacatgatagagatggattgatagaattgataagattgattggattgagaactggcattttgttgatatcatgttgtaggAAGATGCAGATGTATCGATATTGGCACATTCAAGGGAATAGCATTAGGTTTGctttgggttgacaatatctggagagagatgagtcatcgatTTAATTGTGTATaaacctatgatgatacattgatgattcctgcaatagatttggccttggataagatgagctgttgtgatcctatgcaagaatgtaatgcaagctaaatgcaaatgcaaatgctgcgatcggaccagtcactgggttatttctttgtgtcatcattgagatttttaaaatatgggaagtgagtgcaaacatcgatggtataattaaaccatgatgacctgagcactactttcctggattttgatattgcaagttagcacaagcatcgaggtataattgaaccaagatgaactgagtgttgcttgcgtaaaacatgcagtattaagtatttctatatgcaaatcggaaatgtcttcaatgatactccgatgatcatgtcctgagacaaatttgcacatattactgattaatttacagacaatagacaagaaaaatatcatgttccttccttgttcctttagtcaaagacatcctggagtcactcagaaatcatgatagggaaaatcaagatagataagttgaaccaaagtgttaaaatcattattcaAAAGATAGCAACCATTGAAAAGTGTGTGCTGTGCTTAGACTggcatgtgatagtttgatggttgataatttgatcatgtgttcaatgttggatgtgccTCAGTTTCGCTtgacaagagttgtctaactattgttctacctatttgattaagctcaaaatgatcgaaTTTTTTTGCcaccagctaggtgtaggattttgccccaagcctagaaatcaACTTATTATGAtaaacccaatgatccaaaccatggcgagaaatcAACCGCGAGGCCTGTATATGTACAAAGGCTCTATTATagatatgaacaatgctgatggagaatgaaatgcaagcaaaaggatgcatgaactaatagatggaagagctaactGACAGATAGCtcctgttgccaagttttcaccatatgtttttattgcactttttctcatatttgatttttttttctctgttttcgctattttctttgatttcactgtttttgtattttttgattttccactatttttttatttttctgcttttctgttgtttttgtatttttctgctttttcacctttttttggatttttctgctttttcactgtttttgatttttctgctttttcaccgtttttttttatttttctgctttttcagacataaaacttctttagatgcatgctattgatgggttccttgagttgaTCCCCATCCTATGGTGATAGTTGATATAGATAGAAGCAGGACGACAAGCAATTATTCGCTATGCCTGTCGCGGCGTAAAAATATGGATATGTATATTTCCCGACAAACCTATTAGAACGAGACTTGTAGAAATACGTATGGGTTCAGGGAAAGCCAAGGGATCTCCAGAATATTGGGTATCTGTGGTCAAACTAGGTCAAATACTTTATGAAATAAGTGGAGTATCAGAGACTATAGCTAGAGCAGCTTTTCAAATCATTGCGTATAAAATGCCTATACATACTAAATTTATTACTAGTTTGCGTAAATAATGCCGAACCAAAGAGATATTTCTGGCAGAAAAAGATTATTGAATTGATAAGAAATACTTTTTTTCTGCCGAGTTAACAATTCTTTTGGAGGAAATATGATTCAGTCCCAAACTTACTTGAATGTAGCAGACAACAGTGGAGCCCGAAAATTAATGTGTATTCGAGTGCTAGGAGCAGGTAATCGTAACACCGCTAATATCGACGATATTATTATCGCTATAATTAAAGAAGTAGCACCTAATATGCCTCTGGAAGAATCAGAGGTAGTTAGAGCCGTAGTTATACGTACGTGTAAAGAACTTAAACGTAGTGATGGAATGATAATACGATCTGATGACAATGCAGCAGTTGTCATTGATCAGAAAGGAAATCCAAGAGGAACTCGAGTTTTTGGTTCAGTTACTGAGGAATTAAGAGAATTGAATTTCACCAAAATAATCTCATTGGCTCCTGAAGTATTATAAATACTGATAAATTATGTAGAAGTAATGTCAGACATATTCCTAAAAAAAAGATAAACATGCCTTTATATTGAGCTTGTAAATTCTTAAGAATTAGTTCGCCATGGTTAATGATACTATTGCTAATCTAATGACTTATATAAGAAATGTTGatatggtaaaaaaaaaaatagttcgaGTAGCAGCTACTATTATTACCGAGAACATCACAAGGATTCTTCTACGAGAAGGTTTTATAGAGGATGTTAGGAAACATCGAGAAGGTAAAaaatctttttttgttttaacttcaaAATCTAGGGGAAGGACGCAAAAGAGATATATAACCGCTTCAAAGCGTATTAGCAAACCTGGTCTGAGAATCTATTCTAATTCTCAAGAGATCCCTAAAGTTTTAGGTGGAATGGGGATTGCAATCCTTTCTACTTCGCAAGGAAGAATGACTGATCAAGAAGCTCGACAGAAAAAAATAGGAGGGGAATTATTATGTATTTCATGGTAACTCCAAAACAAAAAGTAAATGCCTGAATTGCATTTTTGCTTCCAATAATTGGAATGCtatcaataatattgacaaaagatATTATTGATGATAGGAGTCAATAATGACTCATTATTGAGTGTTCAGTGTCAGAAATTTGGCTGACAAAAAAGGAATTCATTATAATTCAATGAATATTATTGAGTAGTAATAGCTTACAAAAAAAAgctattcatgtttatttttcaattaaaattctattaaaatgtcttttttcttttttttataattaaatgattCCTCTCTTTTAGAAATCAATTTCATAGTTAATAACTATGAATGTCATAGTTAATAACTATTCCTCCTTTTTTAATCACTGTAAAAAAACTAGGAGTCTAGTTAAAATGAGTACCAAAAAGAATTTTGTCATTGTTGAGGGTGTAGTTACGATAGCATATCCTAATGGTATGTTCTTAGTCCATCTAGATAACGATATAGATGTTTTAACGGTTGTATCAGGTAAAATTAGATATCGAACAATACGAGTAGTACCGGGAGATAGAGTGACAGTTGAATTACCTCTTTACGATTTAAGCAAAGGACGTATAATATATAGACATCCCGTCAAAcgaaatgatgatgatgactttATATCTGCTACTGATCATATTGAGGCCCATTAACTCtataaacaaaaaagaaaaagattttAGCATTAAATAAAGGACCACAAATATGAAAATCCGTGCTTCTATTCGCAAAATTTGCGAAAAGTGCCGCCTAATTCGTAGATGGAAACGCCTTCTTGTAATTTGTTACAATCCGAGGCATAAACAAAAACAGGGCTAATTCCTATTATATATCACGATATGAATTCTAAAAGGAATTTTGGCATCCAATTTAGAATTATTAtaatataagaaatatatatatatttcttatattatattactttttttttacttcaaaatatcaaaatttatcaaaaattatAAGAAGATTTGCGTTgtgtcaaaaaatacaaaaaaatttgtgtcaaaaACTAGAAGAAAATATGTGCCACGTAGAGCTACAAGAAGATTTTTGCCACGTAAAACTAAACATCGAATACTGAAAGGAGTTATTTATGTTCGAGCAAGTTTTCGCAATACCATTGTTATTGTTACAGATACATGGGGGCAAGCGGTTTCTTGGTCTTCTGCCGGTGCTTGTGGATTCAAAGGTACAAAAAGACGTTCACCATTTGCTGCTCAGACTGCAACAACAAATGTTGTTGATACCTTAGTAAATCAAGGTCTTCTGAAAGAAGCAGAAGTTATGATAAGTGGCCCTGGTCTAGGGAGAGATACAGCATTACGAGCCATTGCTCAAAGTGGTATACAATTAAGTTATGTACGTGATGTAACTCCTATGCCACATAACGGATGTAGACCTCCCAAAAGAAGACGTGTATAAGAATTGAATAAATTGAAAGTGAAAGAAaggattaaattatttatttgaaataataTTATGAATCAGAATGAAATAGCAGTCTCAATGAAGATACCAGAATTGAAGTGCGTTGAATCCAGAACAGAGAATAAGTGTTTTCATTATAGTCGTTTCACTCTATCTCCGCTTCGCAAAGGTCAAGCTAATACAATCTCAACTTTAACAGTGGAAGAACAAATAGCTATGATTTATATTGGAACAAATGGATATCTAGATGCATTAGATATCGTACAAGTTAAAAAATTTATCCTTAAGTTGCGCGAGTATTTAGTAAAAAATAAACCCCAGTTTGGAGAAATTATACGTTCTATTGGGATATTGATGGAACAAGCAGAAGGCCTTTTAAAAGAAGCTATTCAAGAAAATATCCAACTTTTTCTTATGTTGGGAATAAGATAAAAGAGTTTAATAATCATTTTGCAACATTTACAAAGCATAACGCATTATTACGTCCAATAGGATTTGAACCTATACTTAAGGTTTAGAAGACCTCTGTCCTATCCATTAGACGATGGACGCTTTATTTTCATTATTCCTTGAAATACTTTATTGGGAACAAAAAAGTATGATTTTTTCTCCATCCACAACCAGATTcgggaaagaaagagaaagaatagATATGTAACATGGGCATAAAAAATTCATGTGAATGAGAGAGAAGTTGACATGAAAAATTTGAATAAGGAATATAAATGAGCGGGTAGCAGGAATCGAACCCGCATCGTTAGCTTGGAAGGCTAGGGGTTATAGTCGACGTTGATTAACGCCTCTAATTCAGAACCGAACATGAAAATTTCATTTCATTCGGCTTCTCCATGGGAGAGAGATAGAATGGGAGGTCTaatgaaaaatgattattcaaataataataaatatttgtgaataaaaaaaaaagaaaattaaaaaatagttttgcTCTGCTCCATAACATCTATGTTAGTTTATTTGTAGTTCTTTCTTTCCTCTTAATTTCAGGTGAACAACCTTAAATATAGAATACCTATTCACTTTATAGATGATCCCTATAGaaagataagattgaaaaatcttaatATTGGGCTAAAAAATCTTTCTAATTACTTCATTCCCTATTTCTATTGATTGCGATCCTAGAGGAAATCAAATTCCACCGATTCTTCCAGAGGCATATTAGGTGCTGCTTCTTTAATTATAGCGATGATAATATCGTCGATATTAGCGATGTTACGATTACCTGCTCCTAGCACTCGAATACATATTAATTTTCGGGCTCCACTGTTGTCTGCTACATTCAAGTAAGTTTGGGATTGAATCATATTTCCTCCAAAAGAATTGTTAACTCGGTAGAAAAAAAGTATTTCTTATCAATTCAATAATCTTTTTCTGCTAGAAATATCTCTTTGGTTCGGCATTATTTACGCAAACTAGTAATAAATTTAGTATGTATAGGCATTTTATACGCAACGATTTGAAAAGCCGCTCTAGCTATAGTCTCTGATACTCCACTTATTTCATAAAGTATTCGACTTGGTTTGACCATGGATACCCAATATTCTGGAGATCCCTTGGCTTTCCTCGAACCCATACGTATTTCTACAGGTCTCGTTCTAATAGGTTTGTCGGGAAATATACGTATCCATATTTTTACGCCGCGACGGGCATAGCGAGTAATTGCTCGTCGTCCTGCTTCTATTTGCCCAGATGTGATCCAAACAGGTTCCAATGCCTGAAGAGAAAATCTACCAAAACAAATGCGATTACCCTGAGAAGATATTCCCTTTATTCTTCCCCTATGTTGGTGACGAAATTTCGTTCTTTTTGGGTTCTAGTCGATGGTTGTATAATACTATTTGAATCCCATCTCTATTTTAGAACCGGATATGAAAGTTTCTTCTCATATGGCTCCTTGTGAAGAATCTATGGCAAATTTGGATTCTAAATATTGAGGTCCTAGGAATAAATCTGTATTGactcattacacacacacacatataatatgATAATACAAATACCTCTTTTATTATATATCGGTACTGCCCAATAAGTATCTTACAGGCGAATATTAACTCTAAGATATTTGGGGTCGACTTATGGACTCCGAAGAAATTTATTCTTTATTGGTTTATTTCGCCATGAGGTCCTAGGAATAAATCTATATTGactcattacacacacacacacgcacacacacacgcacacacacacacacacacacacacacacacacacacacacacacacacacacacacacacacacacacacaatatgatAATACAAATACCTCTTTTATTATATATCGGTACTGCCCAATAAGTATCTTACAGGCGAATATTAACTCTAAGATATTTGGGGTCGACTTATGGACTCCGAAGAAATTTAATCTTTATTGGTTTATTTCGCCATCCTATCCAATGAATATATACATATGGTGAGCTACGACAATAGTTAAAGACCCTAACATAGCTAGGTTACGAGCTAATTGAGCATGCCATGAAGTAGTTAAGATCTCGGAAAGACCTTTATGTCCTTCCCCTGTAAATGGACCTTTATGAGCTTCCAAAATATCCTTGAGGTTATGACCAATAACCCAATTGGTTCTATACATATGACCAGTGATTAGAAAAAGAACTGCAATAGCCAAATGGTGGTGTGTAGTATCGGTCAGCCACAAACCCCCCGTTACTGGGTTGAGTCCTCCGTGAAAAGTCAAAAAATCTGAATATTTCGACCAATTCAGGGTGAAAAATGGGGTCAATCCCTTAGCGAAACTAGGATAAAGTTGAGCTAAAAGCTCACGATTTAAAATAAACTCATGAGGAAGTGGTATATATTGGATCAACCTCCAACTATGCCTTTGAACCCTTCTCATATTAGCACAGCGGTGGAAAGAGTACCCAGTTGTGCTTGGACTTCAAGCAGTTTAGCTTTAACCATTCTAAAGATTTTCTCTTGTTGGTTGGGATTGGTAATAAAATTTCCCAATCAATTACGAAATGCTATAGTTCTTCCATATTTTTTTCCCTTTTAGAGGTAATTCATTGAGATCATGCACTTTTCTATCTACAAAGTGCAGTTGGTTGGATCCAGCTGGATTATTCAAATATACAACTCGCACACACTCCCTTTTTGAAATAGATCAGTACACCAAGCACCACACTGAGATTTATTATATTTGTTTCTAAAATATTGGTATTTAACCCGAAACCCTCAGCGGAGGATAGGGAAATGAAAGAATCAGTTACATTTTTCATACGCTCTCCCCTCATAGATAAGGATACTTTTACAAAGTTTTTTCTCCGACTCGATCCTACTATTATTCGAATTTTGGATAAGCAGATTTCGAGTACTTAGTAAGTCCCAGGTCCCGCATAATGATAAATAAGGatacaattatgaaaaaaaaactTTGTTCTATCTATCTACTTCTCCGAGTGTCGCAAATCTTTCTGACCAAAACAAGTGAAGTATAAGTCCACTATTTTGGATCAGCCCCCCCCTATTGGCTGAACAAGAAAATTGATAGAGAGGAGTCTTTAAAGTCCTGAAGAATACGGATTTTGGTCTCCGAGATCAAACAAATGGGTTAGCAAATAAAAGTGCCAGAGCTACAACTAATCCATAAATAGTTAAAGCTTCCATAAAAGCTAAACTTAGCAGTAAGGTGCCTCGTATTTTACCCTCCGCCTCTGGTTGTCTTGCAATACCCTCAACAGCTTGTCCCGCAGCAGTGCCTTGACCAATGCCAGGTCCAATAGAAGCAAGGCCTACGGATAATCCAGCAACAATAACGGAAGCAACAGAAATCAAAGGATTCATGGTAATCTCCTCTTAGGTGTGGATAATATGATAGTTTTATCTATTGATTTGATTGTTCACGTTCAACTAGAGAACAATTTCTTTGAAACAACTAAACTCCGACGAAACGACATTCAAAATTATGATATTACCAATTCTCTACCTTGACATTATATTCTTTTTTAGATGAAATAGAGAcagattttttttcatttataaaatgaaatattctGCGTAATAGCCCATTTTTTATGGTTAATTCTAAATAATTATATATGTTAATAATTCTAACAGCTATTATAGAGTGGTTACTAAAGAAAATATTACTTAAGTAATAGGGTATTATTTTGAATATCCATAAAGGATTGTTCTTGCAAGAGTAAAAACAATAAagttcatggtttgaccttgtgattataactatgacacattctttgctgatacacctttaaatgatcaaaggcattttgtcatcgttcatggatcaattctaactcttgcaatctagatactcgttgttcttcatctgggatacgaccttttaatgatactcgtagagaaggtacctctacttctattggcagtattgcttctgatccatagacaagagagaaaggtgtggtgcctgttggtgtgcggatactggtatggtagggcCATAAAgcaaggttcaattgaatatgccaatctttgccagcatcattcattgtctttttgaggattttcagaatagtttgtttgatgcttctgcttgcccattcccttgaggatagtagggtgtggagaatttgtgttggatcttgaatttctcacatagctcttgtacatccagATTCTTGAACAgtcatccattatcaatgataatggtcatgggtgtgccatagcgacatatgatgtagttcaagataaatgcaacaatatgttttcctgtgatatttgtgagaggtactacctcaatccattttgtgaaatattttgtagctacaagaatgaatttgtgaccattggatgaaggaggatttatctttcctactagatcaagaccccattggcaaaaaggccaagattttgccaaagcatgaagctcttgtgctgttgcatgaattaaatttccatggatctgacattgtttgcatgttttagctatctgaaaagaatctcgttccatagttggccaataataatcCAAGCGTAtaagttttttcgaaagggtaagaccacttgaatgagtgccacaaatgttgttatggacttcatttaaggccttatcaggttcttcttgcttgagacatcttaaaagagtaccgtccatACCTCGTTAAAAAGGGTATCCGTGAaaagagtataatgggaagattggtgaataaagtttctcttttggttcattAATAAGTCAAGAGGGAGTATAtgatctttcaggtatgtataagtttggccatagcgggaggaatcatgcccaacaaggtgacatatagtttgagaatcaggacaattatgtgcagggtaaaacaactctttcaccaggaattcataatgctcttgattttcttgtgtttgaagtagagaagcaagtgttgccatgacatttgctgctttgttgtcattcctcaagATTTACTCAAAatttatttcaacaaagtatttcttgacatcatcaaccatcttcttataaggcattaacttttcatcctttgtttcataATTGTCTTTGATTTAATTGATGACGacctgagagtctccaaagacctgtagctATGCAATGTTCCACTATATGGCCATCTTTATTCccgtgaccaaagcttcatattttgctgtattattggtgcatggaaagcttaatttgtacgccTTTgcaattgtatgaccttgtggcatgATGGATAGAATGCCTTCTCCTGATCCATGATGTGctccattattgatgcctgctcctagattgacattcaagtgatgcattataagatctggatctaaccctgacatgtctgcatatgactaggtaaaattgatttgccatctttttaagagttccaaatattttggcctttcttgttctgatagagagatCGTTGGATGTAGAATATTTGGGTGATCAGTTATGCCAATGTCAATTgcctctattggttctattaggatagatgatctctcttgaaagtattaaggtaaggtgtcaaatctcccatcttgtggcgcctcaaggaggttttcagcattagatgtgtcctttctttttactttttcttggtctaatgttgccaataaatggttttcaacattaaacctgatattgttttctttattttcacttttgtgactaggagatttgcaacccacttgattggaagatgcattgTGAAATCcgtggtgaaagttgttgcgggttcaattgcattaagatataaggatatggcatggtcattaggaaaggtatcaatggcagtatgtctttcattttcccagtcaataagttcaggattGATTAAGGGTACAGGGTCCtcaggttgaattgtttcaaagatattaggggtcatgatagagatgtcagatctttcaatatgtatttcaatgtctagaacaatactctcgTTAGAATGACCTTTCGCAAGTATCTCCTGATTATCCTCAATTAAGTCCcagtcaaccgaatgt contains:
- the LOC131876332 gene encoding large ribosomal subunit protein uL14c; its protein translation is MIQSQTYLNVADNSGARKLMCIRVLGAGNRNTANIDDIIIAIIKEVAPNMPLEESEVVRAVVIRTCKELKRSDGMIIRSDDNAAVVIDQKGNPRGTRVFGSVTEELRELNFTKIISLAPEVL